The region TTCATCACGTTGACAAGCCTGTTCGATATGGCGCCCTCTGCCATGATGTTGCCGGCGAGGATAAAGAAAGGGACGCCAAGGAGGACGAAGTTGTCAAGACCGTTGAACAACTGCTGTATGAGGGATGTTAAAGGGGTATGGGCGATGAAAAACAGGTAGATCGCCGTTGTGGTGACCAGGACGATGGATATGGGAAGACTGAGGGTGAGGAGGACAAAGAAACAAAGAAATATAATGGTCAGGTTCACGCTTCCCTTTTCCTCACCCTGGCGTAGGGTTCATTTTTTATGAAACTCCTGAAATGTTTGTAGGACTGCACAAAGAACCTGAAGGACATCACGATTGAGAAAAGCGGTATCGAGATATAAGGGATAAACATCGGTATCTGCATGGCAGAACTTGTCACACCGAAGGATTGTAATGTTATAAGATGCTTGATCCCGAAGTAGATAAAGAGGATCGTAGTGCAGCCGGAGATCAGGTATGCCACTGTCTTAAGGAGGTGACTTATCCTGTCGGGCGCGAACTCCGTAAGGGCCTCCATGGAGAAGTGGGTTCCATACTTGACGCCGATGGATGCGCCGAGGTATGTGCAGAATATGATCGTGTAGTTTGCCACCTCTCCAAACCAGGTAAAGGTGTATGAGATGGTATATCTCAGCCCGGTTTCAACGAAGGTGAGCATTGCCACGCCGAGGAGGGTGAACGCAACAAGGGCATCCTCAACTTTGTTCAGTTTCTTTATAAATCTGTCCATTTATTGGGGCTCACGTCGCCCCCTCCACGAGCAGAAGCCCGTGGAGCCTCCTCCTCTCGCCCGAGAACGGGCTATAAATTATCATAGGTCCAATAAGTCATATAAGACCTATAGGACC is a window of Syntrophorhabdaceae bacterium DNA encoding:
- a CDS encoding TRAP transporter large permease subunit; translation: MNLTIIFLCFFVLLTLSLPISIVLVTTTAIYLFFIAHTPLTSLIQQLFNGLDNFVLLGVPFFILAGNIMAEGAISNRLVNVM
- a CDS encoding TRAP transporter small permease subunit, which gives rise to MDRFIKKLNKVEDALVAFTLLGVAMLTFVETGLRYTISYTFTWFGEVANYTIIFCTYLGASIGVKYGTHFSMEALTEFAPDRISHLLKTVAYLISGCTTILFIYFGIKHLITLQSFGVTSSAMQIPMFIPYISIPLFSIVMSFRFFVQSYKHFRSFIKNEPYARVRKREA